The Heterodontus francisci isolate sHetFra1 chromosome 33, sHetFra1.hap1, whole genome shotgun sequence genome has a segment encoding these proteins:
- the LOC137348195 gene encoding ADP-ribosylation factor-like protein 5B isoform X1 — translation MGMFLAKLMGFFCNQEHKVIIVGLDNAGKTTILYQFLMNEVVHTSPTIGSNVEEIVVKNTHFLMWDIGGQDMLRSTWSTYYTNTEFVILVVDSTDRERLTLTKEELYKMLAHEDLRKAAVLVFANKQDMKNSMSAAEISKFLTLTSIKDHPWHIQACCALTGEGLGQGLEWMTLKTAAN, via the exons ATGGGGATGTTCCTGGCCAAACTGATGGGATTCTTCTGTAACCAAG AGCACAAAGTTATCATTGTTGGGTTGGACAACGCAGGGAAAACAACCATCCTTTATCAGTT CCTAATGAATGAGGTGGTCCACACATCACCCACAATTGGTAGCAATGTGGAAGAAATAGTTGTGAAAAACACTCATTTCCTAATGTGGGACATTGGTGGCCAAGACATGCTGCGTTCAACATGGAGCACGTACTATACAAACACTGAG TTTGTTATTCTAGTTGTGGACAGCACAGACAGAGAGCGACTGACTCTTACGAAAGAGGAACTCTACAAAATGCTGGCACATGAG GACCTCCGGAAGGCAGCTGTGTTAGTATTTGCCAATAAACAAGACATGAAGAACTCCATGTCGGCAGCTGAGATTTCCAAGTTTCTGACACTAACGTCCATCAAAGACCATCCATGGCACATCCAGGCCTGTTGTGCACTCACTGGCGAGGG ACTGGGTCAAGGGCTAGAATGGATGACGCTGAAAACAGCCGCAAACTAG
- the LOC137348195 gene encoding ADP-ribosylation factor-like protein 5B isoform X2 has product MAGFSSLEQEGSEHKVIIVGLDNAGKTTILYQFLMNEVVHTSPTIGSNVEEIVVKNTHFLMWDIGGQDMLRSTWSTYYTNTEFVILVVDSTDRERLTLTKEELYKMLAHEDLRKAAVLVFANKQDMKNSMSAAEISKFLTLTSIKDHPWHIQACCALTGEGLGQGLEWMTLKTAAN; this is encoded by the exons ATGGCAGGGTTCTCCTCCTTGGAACAAGAAGGCTCAG AGCACAAAGTTATCATTGTTGGGTTGGACAACGCAGGGAAAACAACCATCCTTTATCAGTT CCTAATGAATGAGGTGGTCCACACATCACCCACAATTGGTAGCAATGTGGAAGAAATAGTTGTGAAAAACACTCATTTCCTAATGTGGGACATTGGTGGCCAAGACATGCTGCGTTCAACATGGAGCACGTACTATACAAACACTGAG TTTGTTATTCTAGTTGTGGACAGCACAGACAGAGAGCGACTGACTCTTACGAAAGAGGAACTCTACAAAATGCTGGCACATGAG GACCTCCGGAAGGCAGCTGTGTTAGTATTTGCCAATAAACAAGACATGAAGAACTCCATGTCGGCAGCTGAGATTTCCAAGTTTCTGACACTAACGTCCATCAAAGACCATCCATGGCACATCCAGGCCTGTTGTGCACTCACTGGCGAGGG ACTGGGTCAAGGGCTAGAATGGATGACGCTGAAAACAGCCGCAAACTAG